In Myxococcus stipitatus, the following are encoded in one genomic region:
- a CDS encoding styrene monooxygenase/indole monooxygenase family protein has protein sequence MASIGIVGAGTAGLHLGLKLLAQGIPVTLYSEQEPDALRVGRLLNTVTHHAPTRARERELWVDFWGVPELAMKRMSIHVQGPQPFSVQGRLSEPSLCVDYRVYQPRLAEAFVERGGKLEVVAVDPALLEKLAQRHTLMVVATGRSGLNAMFPRIPELSPHTRPPRLLFAALLKGVQMPQPLGMHFNLIPGQGEVFESQLITRHGRVPSTLIEAIPGTELAALISRKRDDDPAAFDATLLDIMRRFAPATYERIDPTEFGVRGPLDFLQGAFTPTVRRPWAQLGEGRFVMAVGDTHVTNDPVAGQGANGASASAFTLAHCIQDALLSERPFDETFCRDTEARMWAAVAPTAYWSNALLEPPPPHLIDTLVTASRDTYVADAFMSALVIPERILPVCASPESAAAFVTEARTPRADMLAATGALGWDTGTRIRPLAG, from the coding sequence ATGGCGAGCATTGGAATCGTTGGAGCCGGTACCGCGGGTCTGCACCTGGGTCTGAAGCTTCTCGCCCAGGGGATTCCGGTGACCCTCTACTCGGAGCAGGAGCCGGACGCGCTCCGAGTCGGGCGACTTCTGAACACCGTGACCCACCATGCGCCCACGCGAGCACGTGAGCGGGAGTTGTGGGTGGACTTCTGGGGGGTGCCGGAGCTGGCGATGAAGCGGATGAGCATCCACGTGCAGGGGCCCCAGCCCTTCTCCGTTCAAGGCCGGCTGAGCGAGCCGAGCCTGTGCGTGGACTACCGCGTCTATCAGCCCCGGCTCGCGGAGGCCTTCGTGGAGCGCGGCGGCAAGCTGGAGGTGGTGGCGGTGGACCCCGCCCTGCTGGAGAAGCTGGCCCAGCGCCACACGCTGATGGTCGTCGCCACGGGACGCAGCGGGCTCAACGCGATGTTCCCGCGAATCCCAGAGCTGTCGCCGCACACGCGGCCGCCCCGGCTGTTGTTCGCCGCGCTGCTCAAGGGCGTTCAGATGCCCCAGCCGCTCGGGATGCACTTCAACCTGATTCCAGGCCAGGGCGAGGTCTTCGAGTCGCAGCTCATCACTCGTCACGGCCGCGTTCCCAGCACGCTCATCGAGGCGATTCCGGGCACGGAGCTGGCGGCGCTCATCTCGCGCAAGCGCGACGACGACCCGGCCGCGTTCGACGCGACGCTGCTGGACATCATGCGCCGCTTCGCGCCCGCGACGTACGAGCGCATCGACCCGACGGAGTTCGGCGTGCGCGGTCCGCTGGACTTCCTCCAGGGAGCCTTCACGCCCACCGTGCGCCGGCCCTGGGCGCAGTTGGGCGAGGGCCGCTTCGTGATGGCGGTGGGCGACACGCACGTGACGAACGACCCCGTCGCGGGACAGGGCGCCAACGGGGCCTCCGCGTCCGCCTTCACGCTGGCCCACTGCATCCAGGACGCGCTCCTGTCCGAGCGGCCCTTCGATGAGACCTTCTGCCGCGACACCGAGGCCCGGATGTGGGCGGCCGTCGCGCCGACGGCCTACTGGAGCAACGCCCTGCTCGAGCCGCCTCCGCCGCACCTCATCGACACGCTCGTCACGGCGAGCCGCGACACGTACGTGGCCGACGCCTTCATGAGCGCCCTGGTGATTCCGGAGCGCATCCTCCCCGTCTGCGCCTCGCCCGAGTCCGCCGCCGCGTTCGTCACCGAGGCACGGACGCCCCGCGCCGACATGCTGGCCGCCACGGGCGCGCTCGGCTGGGACACGGGCACGCGCATCCGCCCGCTCGCCGGCTGA